Sequence from the Cloacibacillus sp. genome:
CCTCCGCCTCGGCGCGGCGCTGGGCGCGCCATCTCTTTTCATCAAGCCCGACAGATCCCAGCCAGGCGTTGAAAGCCTCAGCCGCAAGCTCTTCCGCCGTCATTTTGCCTTTTGCGGCGGCGCGGCGTTTTAATATTTCATCAAATTTATCATCAAAATTGTCCGGCAGTTCTCGATAGCGCTCCGCAAGAGCTCGCATCTGCCCGCCAAGAACCTCGGCTGACGGCGCGCCGTCTGATATCGTCTCCAGCATCACCTCCAGCGCCTCGGAAGCTATCTGTGCCGGCTGCCGGGAAATCCCCGCCGCAAGATATGTCTCCCGCAGAAGCCAGACGACGTCGGCGAGCAGATGATAGACGGCATCCTGTGAAACGTTGAGACGTTCCTGCGCCACCATCGCCTCAAGCCGCCCGTCCGTCATCTCCGGCGTAGGGGCGCCGGTGATCCCTTTACAGGCCTCTTTAAGCACCGCCATCCGAAATTCATCTTCCCCCGCCTCGGGAGGAAGCGTTATCTGAAGCCCCCTGTAGGCTCCGAGGCGCACCTTTGGATAGAGGCCGACTTTCACACTGAAACGCAGGCCTCCGTCCGCCTGAGAAGATATCTCCGTTACCTCAGGCCTGCCCACGGTGCGCAGCCCCTCCGCCGCAATAAATTTTCCGTAGGCCGCGGAAATGGCGGCGGCTAAAGCCTCGTCAAACACAGCCTCCGCCTCGCCAGAGGCAGAATTTTGGCCGCGTCCGCCCTCGCCGGTCATGCCCATCGTGGCGCAAAACTCCTCCGGTTCTATCAGCAGCGCGACGCTCAGCGTGCCGCTCTCCGCCGTTTTCTCAAGAATCCGCACGACTCTCCGCCCTCCACGTCTCCGGCATGATCACCTCTACCGGACTGCCAAGCTTCCATTCCAGATAATCCGCATGCCCTCCGTCAAGCTCCTCAAGCTCCTCTTCTGCACAGGGAAGCCCCTCCGCCAGCCGGCTCCGGAGTTTGGCAAGCAAAGACAGACGTTCCGAATCGCGAGGATACATTTGGAAGAAGGCCAGATAACTGTATGTACGCAGACGCTCCACACGCATCTCAAAATGAGGCAGCGCCGCCAGCTCGTCAAGGCTGAGCTCGTAGGGATCGGCTGGCAGGATATCCCCCTCCGCGCCGCAATGAAAATAATATGTTTTTTCTTCCCGAGGTTCCCAATATTCGGCACCGATTATCCGCTGCAGCCGCCCGTGTTCCGCCCGGATAAAGGCGCGGCGCTCCTCGTCTATCATCGTCAAATATTTTTCCGCCGTTTTCTCATGGATGTCGCCCATCATCTATCCCCTCCTATATCGTCCAGTCAAGTTTATTGACACGGTCAAGCAGCGCCTGATCCCTTTCCTGGAAACACAGCGCCTTGTTGTGCAGATAATATTTATCACAGCCGTAGTGACCGATAAAGCGCGCGCTGTAATAACCCGCCGTCAGTTCCGTAACGAAGAGCAGCATCTCGTCGCCCTCCGCGAAGGCGCGTCCGCAAAAGTCGAATACATTGTCCAACGCCGTGCGGACCGCAGCCGCCTCCTCCCTGAGCTTCGCCACTGACGACGCGTATCTTTCCTTGATCAGCGCAAAGGCCGCGCCGCCCTCCGCCGCTCCGCTTTTGACGATAAGGGCGCGGTATTCCTCAAGAGCGGCGATAACGCGCATCAGCGCCTGTCGCTTTGCCGCCGAAAGCGAAGATGCCCGCCTTCCCCTTTCAAGCTCCTCGCGCAGCCCGGAGATCCGCCGCTCCATTATCTCCTCGGCGCCGCCCTCCTCCTGCGCCAATCGGCCGCGCAGCCTCTTCAGCTCGGAGGTCAGCAGCTCAAGCATATCCTCGCTTCCGCAGACGCCGCGCATCTCCACCGTCACCGCGTCGCAGAGCAGCCCCAGCAGGGAAATTCTCTCGTCAAACTTCGCCTGCCTCGCACGGAAGAGCACCGATTCTTCCGCCGTGCCGGCCAAGATCGCCTCGATCTGATAGTCGCTGCGATATTTGTTGAACAGGTCGTAGTAGATGGCGAAGTCTTTCGCGATCCGCGGTTCCTGCAAATACTGGCCGATGAGCTTTTCATCGACGGCCAGCCCGTTTTCCTCACAAAGGCGCATCATCTCCGAGAGGTCGTCCCAGCCGCGCGCAGTGACAAAACGCTTGCCCTCGGCGGTGCTCTCGACTTTGTAGAAATCTTTTCTGCGCGCCGCGATATAGGTCGTGACGGCGGGATGGACGCCCTTTTTCTCCGCGTAGGCCTTCCATACCTCGTAATCCGGCTCAACGTCGATGCGCTTGAGCCGGTCCCAGGTCACGATGTCGAAATCGCGCACCGATTTGTTGTA
This genomic interval carries:
- a CDS encoding trigger factor gives rise to the protein MRILEKTAESGTLSVALLIEPEEFCATMGMTGEGGRGQNSASGEAEAVFDEALAAAISAAYGKFIAAEGLRTVGRPEVTEISSQADGGLRFSVKVGLYPKVRLGAYRGLQITLPPEAGEDEFRMAVLKEACKGITGAPTPEMTDGRLEAMVAQERLNVSQDAVYHLLADVVWLLRETYLAAGISRQPAQIASEALEVMLETISDGAPSAEVLGGQMRALAERYRELPDNFDDKFDEILKRRAAAKGKMTAEELAAEAFNAWLGSVGLDEKRWRAQRRAEAEELARCDLMLEAVAEAEGLTASEDDLLAMIAKIAAGCGMAPEEAAARIDAEPLRRQIMRDKACGLLVSAAVRKDG
- a CDS encoding AAA family ATPase, whose amino-acid sequence is MNIAEAKEQIKNAMTAYFTRDEFGAYRIPAEKQRPIFMIGPPGVGKTAVMEQIAAELGVGLVSYSMTHHTRQSALGLPYITTREFGGEKYQVSEYTMSEIIGSVYRLMEETGVREGILFLDEINCVSETLAPCMLQFLQYKVFGQHRIPAGWIVVTAGNPPEYNKSVRDFDIVTWDRLKRIDVEPDYEVWKAYAEKKGVHPAVTTYIAARRKDFYKVESTAEGKRFVTARGWDDLSEMMRLCEENGLAVDEKLIGQYLQEPRIAKDFAIYYDLFNKYRSDYQIEAILAGTAEESVLFRARQAKFDERISLLGLLCDAVTVEMRGVCGSEDMLELLTSELKRLRGRLAQEEGGAEEIMERRISGLREELERGRRASSLSAAKRQALMRVIAALEEYRALIVKSGAAEGGAAFALIKERYASSVAKLREEAAAVRTALDNVFDFCGRAFAEGDEMLLFVTELTAGYYSARFIGHYGCDKYYLHNKALCFQERDQALLDRVNKLDWTI